In a single window of the Anaerobaca lacustris genome:
- a CDS encoding phosphoglycerate kinase, which translates to MAKKTVADIDVKGKKVLMRCDFNVPLDENCNITSDDRIVKALPTIKHILDKGGALILMSHLGRPKGVPEAKYSLKPVAKRLSELLGREVVFAADCVGPDPKAKAAALKSGDCMLLENLRFHKEETIKDKAAKEDAQLRQAKDDFAKELASMADIYVDDAFGTAHRDNASMYTVPAVMEGKPRVIGFLIEKELRFLGDTLREPERPFVAILGGAKVSDKIGVIENLTNKVDTIVIGGAMAYTFLKALGKQVGNSLCEDDFLDKATALLDLAKEAGCEVVLPVDSVVAQEVKAGAANKVVGEDIEAGWLGLDIGPKSQAIFAEKAKGAKTVVWNGPMGVFETEPFDAGTKAVALAVAEATDKGAKSIIGGGDSASAVTKLGLEDRISHISTGGGASLEFLEGKKFVCLEILDEK; encoded by the coding sequence ATGGCGAAAAAGACTGTAGCTGACATCGACGTCAAAGGGAAAAAGGTCCTGATGCGGTGCGATTTCAACGTGCCGCTGGATGAGAACTGCAACATCACCAGCGACGATCGCATCGTCAAGGCCCTGCCGACGATCAAGCACATCCTCGACAAGGGCGGTGCGCTGATCCTGATGAGCCACCTGGGCCGGCCCAAGGGTGTCCCGGAGGCCAAGTACTCGCTAAAGCCTGTAGCCAAAAGACTTTCCGAGCTTCTCGGCCGGGAGGTGGTCTTTGCGGCCGACTGCGTCGGGCCCGACCCAAAGGCCAAGGCGGCCGCCCTCAAGAGCGGCGACTGCATGCTGCTGGAGAACCTCCGCTTCCACAAGGAAGAGACCATCAAGGACAAGGCCGCCAAGGAAGACGCCCAGTTGAGGCAGGCCAAGGACGACTTCGCCAAAGAGCTGGCGTCGATGGCCGATATCTACGTGGATGACGCCTTCGGGACCGCCCACCGGGACAACGCCTCGATGTACACGGTCCCGGCCGTGATGGAGGGCAAGCCCCGCGTGATCGGCTTCCTGATCGAGAAAGAGCTGAGGTTCCTCGGCGACACGTTGAGGGAGCCGGAACGGCCCTTCGTCGCCATCCTCGGCGGCGCCAAGGTCTCCGACAAGATCGGCGTCATCGAGAACCTCACCAACAAGGTCGATACCATCGTGATCGGCGGCGCCATGGCGTACACCTTCCTCAAGGCCCTCGGCAAGCAGGTGGGCAACAGTCTCTGTGAGGACGACTTCCTCGACAAGGCGACCGCCCTGCTCGATTTGGCCAAGGAGGCCGGTTGCGAGGTCGTTCTGCCGGTCGATTCCGTGGTGGCCCAGGAGGTCAAAGCCGGTGCGGCGAACAAGGTCGTCGGCGAGGACATCGAAGCCGGGTGGCTCGGACTGGACATCGGCCCCAAGAGCCAGGCGATCTTCGCCGAGAAGGCCAAGGGCGCCAAGACCGTCGTCTGGAACGGCCCGATGGGCGTCTTCGAGACCGAGCCGTTCGATGCGGGCACCAAAGCGGTCGCTCTGGCCGTCGCCGAGGCAACGGACAAGGGCGCCAAGAGCATCATCGGAGGCGGCGACAGCGCCAGCGCCGTAACCAAGCTCGGCCTGGAGGATCGGATCAGCCACATCTCCACCGGCGGCGGCGCCTCGCTCGAATTCCTCGAGGGCAAGAAGTTCGTCTGCCTCGAGATCCTCGACGAGAAGTAG